The genomic DNA CAATCGCCTCGTGGCTTTTTTTGCCACCGGCGACTCGATCGTTGGCAATAACCTAGTGCTCAACCTCTACAAGCACATCAACGCGCCGGAGGCGCGGATGTATCTGTCGCGGCAACTGTTTGAAGAAGCCCTCCACGTGCAGTTTTACCTGACGCTCCTGGACACATACATCCCCGACATCGTTGAGCGGGAGAAAGCCTTCGCGGCCGTCCACAACATCCCGTCCATTGCGCGCAAGGCGCGGTTTTGTCAGCAGTGGATTGACTCCATCTTCCTGCTGGACGAACTCCACACCCGCGATGACCGGCGGAAGTTCCTGCTCAACCTCATCTGCTTTGCGAGCTGCATCGAGGGGTTGTTTTTCTTCGCGGCCTTTGCCTACGTCTATTTTCTGCGCTCGAAGGGACTTCTGCACGGCCTGGCATCGGGAACGAACTGGGTCTTCCGGGACGAAAGCCTGCACATGAACTTTGCCTTCGCCGTCGTGGACCAAGTTCGGAAAGAAGAGCCGGAGCTGTTTGATGACGAACTCGAAACGGCCGTCACCCACATGCTCGAGGAAGCCGTGGATTGCGAAATGCAGTTTGCCGAAGACCTCCTGTCGGGCGGCGTGGCGGGACTGTCACTGGCCGACATGCGCCAGTACCTGGAGTTCATCGCTGACCAGCGCCTGCTCCGGCTGGGCTTTGAACAGCGTTATTACGTGAAAAACCCGTTTCCGTTTATGGAACTTCAAGACGTTCAGGAGTTGACCAACTTCTTCGAGCGGCGGGTGGCGGCCTATCAAGTCGGCGTTACGGGCGAAGTCGCCTTCGATGAAGCCTTCTGAGACGCAACCGGCCCGGCGCCAATCCCACACCGATGACGCTGACCGTCGTTGACGGTCAGCGTTGCTTTTTTTGGCGAGCACCCGGTCGTCGCCGATCACCACGGTCGAGACGCGGTGGACGACGGTAGCCGTCGAGGGAGGCACGCGCGAAATCGCCGCATCAGCCGGGGAGGCTCAGGCGACTTGGCGCTAGCGGCCGCCGGCAGCGCGGATGGCGTTGATAATCTCGATGTCGCCACTCCGTACGGCCAACGTGTAGGCCGACATTCCGGCCCGATTGCGTAGGTTCACATTGGGCCGGCGCGCCAAAAGCGCCCGCGTGGCCGCCCGATTGCCGCGGTCAGCAGCGTGCATGAGCGCGGTCATCCCTTCCTCATCCTGTGCGTCAATACCGCCACCGGCACGGCTAATCAGCGCCGTGACACACTCGATGTTGCCGGTTCGCGCGGCATACATCAGCGCCGTTCGTCCCTGGCTGTCGGTGGCGTTCGTGTCAGCTTGCGCCTGTAATAGAGCTTGCACGATCCGCCCGTAGCCACTGTCGGCCGCCACCATCAGCGCCGTCATGCCGTTTGCAGCGACAACATTGGGTGACATCCCGCGTTGGAGCATCTGCCGCACGCGCAGGTCATCGCCATCGCGAATGGCCCGCAAAAAGGTCAGGGCTTGTGGATTGCCGATACTCGATACGACATTGGATGGCGCGCGTCCGGCAGATGGACCACCCACCGGAACCGAATCGGCATCATCGGGTACCGGATCATCCGGAATGGGGCGGCGGGGTGGACTCGGGTTGGGACGCCGCGGGTTACTCGGCACTGGGTCGGTATCCTCATCGGGAGGAGCGTCAACCGGCACGCGACGCGGTCGCCCGCCTCGCCTGGCAACGTCCTCCGACGGTTCCTGACGGCCGGTGGTCGGTGGATTACCGGCCGGGGCCTCGCTGGGTGGAGCGGGCGGCGGGCTGATTTGAGAAGCCACGTCTTCGGCCGCTTTGCCGTACACGGCCTTTTGCCCAACGTCGAGCGCAAAACACTGTTTGAAATCGGCATCGGCCGCCGCCGGTTGCGACAGCTCCCGATGTGTCATGGCGCGGTAACAAAAGACTTTCCCGGTGTTGGGGTCGAGTTCGATGGCGCGGTCGAAGTCAGCTTTGGCCAAGGCATAGTCTTTGACCTGATAACGCCCAAAGCCACGTCCGACGTAACCCCGCGCACCGCTTGGGTCAAGTCGCACCAGCTCGTCAAAGTCTTTTATTGCCCGGTCGAAACGTTTGAGTTCGAGATGGGCTTGACCGCGATAGGCTAGAATGTCCTGGTTGCTGGCTTCGACGCGCAACACAACGTCAAAATCGGCAATGGCGCGCTCATACTGCCCTTGCCCATAGAGCAAAATGCCCCGCGCCGTCCGGGCGCGGACATTGTTTGGTTCCAGCAGTAACGCCTGTTCAAAATCAGAGAGCGCGCGCTGGGTGTCTTTTTTGGCTTTGTAGGCATTGCCGCGACAGACCAGCCACAGGGCTTCGCGGGGGCTGGCTTTGATGGCGGCATCGAAGTCACGGATGGCGTTGTCATACTGATCCAGCGCGAAGTAGCACAAACCACGGTAGCCGAACAGTGTCGTCGTCTTGGGGTCCAGCTTGAGTACTTCATCGTAGTCCTTGATGGCCGCCGCGTACTCCCCTATCTCATAGAGCGTCAACGCGCGGTTTTCATAAGCTTTGGCGTAGTTTGGGCGGAGCTGAATGGCTCGGTTGAAATCCTGGCGAGCTTCTTCGCGGCGTCCAAGGGCACGGTAGGCAAAGCCACGCCAGTTATGCGCTTCGGGAAAATCCGCTTTCCGCTCGATAGCCTGGGTGTAGAACTGAATGGCCTCTTCGTACTTTCCGGCCGAAAGCGCCTGGTTGCCCTGGTTGTAGGCAGCGACGGCGTCGGCCGCGCTGGCCGGGGCTTGCGGTCCGACGGCAGAGGCGATGAACGGGCTTGCCACGCCAAGCCAACTCAACATACCCAGCAGTGTGATGATTCGCATAGTGGCGCGCTCTCCCTTGCCCCATCTGCGGTGGCCTTCCAACCTGACACCGGCATGACGTTAGGACGTCCCGGAACGTTGTCTCAAGTCATGTAATGCGGTGGAAACTTGGTTTGCAGGCAGCCTCTCATTAGGCTGAACAGTAGTGCGGTGAACAATTCGTGCGCGCATTCGTCTGGCGCGTCGCTCAAGCTGGCAATTCCAAGCTAGCGATTTTTGAATGACAGACACAACACTTTGATGACCACAAGGATTCAGGCATGAACATTCTCGTCCTCAACTGCGGCAGTTCATCGGTCAAG from Chloracidobacterium validum includes the following:
- a CDS encoding ribonucleotide-diphosphate reductase subunit beta encodes the protein MLLDPGFDLTLRPMKYPLFYEMYRNAVKNTWTVEEVDFSTDVADLHSRLTEAERHLINRLVAFFATGDSIVGNNLVLNLYKHINAPEARMYLSRQLFEEALHVQFYLTLLDTYIPDIVEREKAFAAVHNIPSIARKARFCQQWIDSIFLLDELHTRDDRRKFLLNLICFASCIEGLFFFAAFAYVYFLRSKGLLHGLASGTNWVFRDESLHMNFAFAVVDQVRKEEPELFDDELETAVTHMLEEAVDCEMQFAEDLLSGGVAGLSLADMRQYLEFIADQRLLRLGFEQRYYVKNPFPFMELQDVQELTNFFERRVAAYQVGVTGEVAFDEAF
- a CDS encoding tetratricopeptide repeat protein, encoding MRIITLLGMLSWLGVASPFIASAVGPQAPASAADAVAAYNQGNQALSAGKYEEAIQFYTQAIERKADFPEAHNWRGFAYRALGRREEARQDFNRAIQLRPNYAKAYENRALTLYEIGEYAAAIKDYDEVLKLDPKTTTLFGYRGLCYFALDQYDNAIRDFDAAIKASPREALWLVCRGNAYKAKKDTQRALSDFEQALLLEPNNVRARTARGILLYGQGQYERAIADFDVVLRVEASNQDILAYRGQAHLELKRFDRAIKDFDELVRLDPSGARGYVGRGFGRYQVKDYALAKADFDRAIELDPNTGKVFCYRAMTHRELSQPAAADADFKQCFALDVGQKAVYGKAAEDVASQISPPPAPPSEAPAGNPPTTGRQEPSEDVARRGGRPRRVPVDAPPDEDTDPVPSNPRRPNPSPPRRPIPDDPVPDDADSVPVGGPSAGRAPSNVVSSIGNPQALTFLRAIRDGDDLRVRQMLQRGMSPNVVAANGMTALMVAADSGYGRIVQALLQAQADTNATDSQGRTALMYAARTGNIECVTALISRAGGGIDAQDEEGMTALMHAADRGNRAATRALLARRPNVNLRNRAGMSAYTLAVRSGDIEIINAIRAAGGR